CGAGACGCGCACCCGGCGGCGCGGTGAGCAGATCGATCTCGTGGCCTTTGCGGATGCGCAGGTAAGTGTCAGCGATCTGTTGCCGACCCGGAAGTGAGGCGGCGAACCGCTCTGCCGACGCGAAACGGGAACTGCGCGCCCATGGGAGACCGTAGTCCAGTGGTCTGCGCGATCTGTGCGGGCGTGACCAAGCCTCGGTTTTCAATATGCGTATGCGCCAGGGCTCGGACCAGCCTGGATTTCATGTACGCAGATCGTGCGACGCCCCGACCAAGCCGCTCCCGGCGCGATGCGCATATGCAAGGGCCCGGACCGGCCTAAGCGCAATGCCAGTAGGATAAGCGGGGCATTAACCCGCAGGGTGGCGCGGCGTAGCACGCCCAGAAACGGGATGAACATCAGTGGCTTAACTGCTTGACTTGCAAGCGAGTCATGACCTATGGGAGCCAGATAGTGGCAAGGTGCTATGCTGCAGGAACCCGCAGGGGTAGCGGATTTCATCGGGGAGTCGAATCGTAGTTATACACGCGGAGGGCTCGCCTCTATGGTCAACCGAATAGACGTATCTTCAACCGCTCTCGAAAAGAGCATCGAACTGGCCAGGGATTTCCTCGAAAAGCTCGTCTTCCCTCCAGCCGAAGAGCTCGGGCTGCTGCTGAGGGACCACGTGGCGCTGTGGCGCTTCAAGAACCAGGTCTCCGTGCTGAACAAGGCAAAGTCCTACTGCGAACAGAAGGGCATTTCTCCGCAATTGATCTCTCCCAAGTTGCTCTGTCCCCTGCTGGAAGGGTCGTCCCTTGAGGCCGATCCATCGTTGCAGGACAGGTGGGCGATTCTGCTTTCCAATATGGTGGATTCTGAGAAGAATGTTCAGAACCACGTGTTTCCGTATGTATTGGGCCAGATGTCGCTAGTGGAGTTCGAGTTCTTGGAGCAGGTTGTCAGGGACAAGAAAGAGAGGGTACGGGCGTTGACGGTCGACCTGGAACAATTTCGGGCGGAGCGGCCTGCGATCCAGGACGCTTTGGCAGCGCGTCTCGCGGAATTGTCGGAGGAGATCGAGCAGCTAAGAGAACTAGGCAGCAGCAGGTGGAACGCCGACATTTGGAAAGTGTCAGCGAAGAAGAGCACGACGGACCGAGAGATCGCGATGTTGGATCTGAGAGAACGATCGCTGCTGCGCGCGCTATCGGCGCCTCAGCTCGTCCCCGAGAGTGGTTTGAAGGAATTTGAGTTGTCTAATATCATCCGCCTTGGGTTAGTACGAACGGTCTACGCTACGCGCGCGGAGGCCCAGTCCCTGGAGATTCCGAACGATCCGAGAAAGGAGTACTTGACGGTAGACTTTGAAGTTGACCTTGAGTCTAGCAGCGAACACTTCCTCACCGAGCTGGGTGAGATGTTTATCGACGCATGTTCGGACGACCGTGGCGCATGAGCAAGTCCTGCAAGGAGAATTCGGAACACAGGGATCGCGAAAGCGCCACAATCCGCCGGCGAGCACGGGGTGGCATAACGAGTCGCTGCACCAGCCGGTCCGCTTCGCGGCCCACTGGTGAGCGCGACGTTGATAGACGAGCGATGGATCAGATTCCCAAGCGGATCAAGAGCGCCCTCCGTCAGTTGGCGGGTGAGGCGCATGAGGAGGAGCTTCGGCACGCGCTTGTGCCTCTTTCGGACGCGTTCCAGCGTTGGAAACGCGGTGATCTGCCGAGCGGCGAACTGACGGACTTGATCCATCGGTTCCACCAAGGCCCGGCAAGGGACCTCTGGGTCAGATACAATTCTCGGATGCTGGAGCCGGTCGTAGCATATGCCGTCGTCACCGGGGTGCTCGACAGAACCAAGGTCCCACCCGAGGTCCTCGACTTCTTGGCGCGCGCCATCCAGTTCTACGAATCTGAGGAACGTGACGTGCCTAAGAAGCCGGAGCGGCCGACGGGATGACGACAGCCGGTGAGGCGCAACCCCTTCAGGGTTGAACACTGTTCGGACCATTGACCCAGGGTAGCTTCGCAACCCTGGGCTATGTTTCGCAACGCCTTCGGCGTAGGGGCATCGCATCAAGGCGCGCTGAGATGGTGTGCCGTCATGCCCGCGGAGGCGGGCATCCATGGGTGGCGGGCAGTGGCCGCGTGCGGGCATGGATTCCCGCCTGAAAATCGTGCGAATGGCGAACCTATGCCAGGCAACTGGATCTGCATGCGGCGCGGAGAGCGCCCCTTCTGATCGCTAATCCTTCTTCACATGCGCCACCACCAGCCGGATGTGGTTGTACGGCACGCGGCCGGCGAGGTGGTCGTAGATGGGCTTCAGGTAGGCGCTGCCGACATCGTCGATTGCTTGCGCGACGGCACGGTAGGTCCGCTGGTCGATCCACGGGTCGAGATTCTTTGGGCGTGCCGTCGCGGCGAAGTCGGTCAGATAGCCCCAGGTGGTGCTCTCGGCGCGATCCAATGCCGTCATGACCTGCTGGATAGAGCAGCCCTTGCCGAACATCTCGAAGGCCGCTTGCTGCTTTTCGTTGGGTGCCTCGACGACCCGGCGCGGGTGGCTGCCGATGGCCGCGTCGAGCGGCAGCTCGTGCGTGCGGCAGTACTCGGCGATGTGCGCCAGAAAACGGCTGCCGAGGTCGGCCAGCTTGCGCTGACCAATCCCTCGCACGTTGATGAACGCCGCCGGCGATCCGGGCCGGGCGCGGGCCATGTCACGCAGCGTGGCGTCGCTGAAGACGACGTACGGCGGCACGCTGCGCTCCTGCGCTACCTGACGCCGCAAGTTCCGCAAGCTGTCGAAGAGTCCCGAATCGACTCCTTCCCAAGACTCTTCCTCGACGCGGGTCTTGGCGACCGCGGCCTTCGGCTGCAGCAGGCGAACGGTTTGCTGGCCGCGCATCACCGCCCATGAAGCGTCGTTGAGCCGGAGGGTCGGCCGCTCGTCCGCCGTACGTTCCAGCAGGCCCGTGTCGAGGAGCTGGTACAGCATGTTGGTGAGGGGCTTGCGGCCGGTGCCCTTCATCAAGCCGTAGGTGCTGAGCTGCTCGTGATGCCAGCGGCGCACGCGTTCGGTGTCGGCCCCCAGCAGGATGTCCACGATGTGCTCGGCCCCGAAACGCTCCCCCGACCGCGCCACGCACGACAGGATCTTCTGCGCCGTCACGGTGCCGTCGGCGATGCCTTCGACCTCGCTCAAGCAGACATCGCATGCGCCGCAGCTGGCGGCAGTGTAGGTCTGGCCGAAGTATTCGGACAGTTTCCGGTGCCGGCACACGATGCCAGTACAGTAGCGCCGCACTTGTGCCAGCAACTCCTTGGCGGCGGCGATGACCTCGGAGGGTGCGTTGGCCTCTGCCGCGCTCTTTTCGATCAGCGATTCCCAACGGATGGCATCGGCTGCCGAGTACAACAAGACGCACTCGGCTTCGAGACCGTCGCGTCCGGCCCGGCCGGTCTCTTGCTGGTAGTGTTCGATCGACTTGGGCATGGCGGCGTGGATCACGCAGCGCACATCGCTGCGGTCGATGCCCATGCCGAAGGCGACGGTGGCCGCGACGACATCCAGTTGCTCGCCGGCAAAGGCGTCCTGAGTCCGCCGGCGTTGGTCGGCTTCCATGCCGGCATGGTAGTGCGCCGCGCGCACGCCGTGGCGGCTCAAGGCGGCCGCCATCCCCTCGGTGTCCTTGCGGCTGATGCAATAGACAATCGCCGCCTGGCCCTGGTGACGGCGGATGACGTCCAGGGTCTGCGCCGCGGTGTCTACGCGTGGCACGATGCGATACACGAGGTTGGGCCGATCGAAGGTGCCGATAAGCAGGGTAGGGTCCTTCAGCCGCAACTGCTCGGCGATGTCCAGCCGCACGCGCTCGGTGGCGGTGGCGGTGTAGGCGTGTACGCTGGCGTGGGGGAAGCGCTCTTTCAGCTCGGCAAGCCGGCGGTACTCCGGCCGGAAGTCGTGCCCCCAGTGGCTGATGCAGTGCGCTTCATCGACGGCAAACGCCTGCACCTGCAGGGGCTCGATCAGCTGCATGAACCGCGGTGTCAGCAGCCGTTCCGGGGCGACGAACACCAGACGATACTTTCCGGCGGCGATCTCGTTTTCCGTCTCACGCACAGCCGCTGCAGGCATGCCGCTGTACAGCGCCGCGGCTGGATAGCCACAGGCGCGCAGGCCGTCGACCTGGTCCTTCATCAGGGAGATGAGCGGCGAGATCACGATGTCCGTGCGCCGCGCCAGTTCGGCGGGCACTTGGTAGCACAGCGACTTGCCGCCGCCGGTCGGCATCACCACGACCGAATCGCGCCGCTCCAGGCCGGCCCGGATGGCTTGCTCCTGCATCGGGCGCAACTCACCGAAGCCCCAATAGCGGCGAACCACCCCGAGGATGTCCTCAAGTGACCAAGTGCGATGCCCTGCAATCTTGTTCATTAGGCAACTCGTTCACATGTAATTGACAGCTACATATCAAATGAGACTATAAAAGGAAAAGCCATCAGCAATCAGCTTTCAGCGGTCAGCTTGGAGCCAAGGCTGAAAGCTGACCGCTGATCGCTGACAGCTTGTCTCATGGTGCCGGCGCTTCCAGCACCAGGCGCGTGGGCGTGCCGTCGATCAGGACGGTGGCCCGGTCCAGGAGTTGCTGGCTGCTGATGCGGTTGTTGACCAGCTCGGTGACGTCGGAGATGAGGAGGTAGAACGCCGCTGCTTCCGTGGTCCCGGGGCTGTCGTGCAGATGGGCACGCAGCTCGGCTTCGTCGGCGTATTCCTTGTGCGCGTACCCCAGCAGGAACGCGACGCCATCGGCCTGGAAGCTCAACGCCCGGAACTTCCGCAGACTCACCTCGACGATGTCGTTCCACACGCGGGTCGGGCGTGAGGCCGCGCCGACCTCGCGGTCGTTGTAGATGATGCCGGTGTCGAGCTTGAAAACGAGAAAGCGTTTGCCGCCACGCTCCTCGACGCCGGGGAGGGATATCGCCGCGTCCACGATCGAGCCGCCGCGCACGGCGTGCCCCAGCAGATGGCCCTCCATCATCACGGCGTCGCGACCGTAGCGGCGCTGCAGGTCTTGTAGGGAGCTCACGATCTCCTTGCGGGCGCTGTCGGCCTCTTGCTGATCCTCGGACGGCGTGGCGTTGGGCTCAACGCCCTGTGCCTGCGTCCGGCATGCCGGAAGAAGGAGCGCAACGCCGATCGCGAGCAACAAGGCAAGGGAGCCGCACGACCGCCGAAAGCTGATAGCTGAGCGCTGAACGCTAATCATTTGTATTGCCCATGAGATGATGTCAAAGTCGATAGTGCCGTGCAACGCAAGGCTTCGTCGATCCTGCCGCAGCGAATTCAACGGACAGTGAGACGCCACGAGATGTTGGTTCCCGGTGACCGTGTGCTGGTGGCTGTGTCGGGCGGACCGGATTCCGTGGCGCTACTCGGTGCCTTGGTCACCTTGACCGAGGCACTCGGCGTCAGTCTGTGTGCGGCGCATCTGAACCACGGACTGCGCGGTGAGGAATCGCTGCGTGACCAACGCTGTGCCGAAGACGTGGCGCAGCGGTTCGGGGTGCCGTGCGTCGTCGGGGTCGCCGACGCGCTGCATCGCGGGTCGAACCTGGAGGCGCGGGCGCGCCAGCAACGGTACGCGTTTCTCTCCGGTGCGGCGGGGGAGCAACGCTGCACGAAGATCGCTACCGGACATACGATGGACGATCAGGCGGAGACGATGTTGATGCGCCTGCTGCGTGGGACGGGTTCGGACGGGTTGGCAGGTATCCTTGCCGTGCGGGAAGGCTCGATCATTCGTCCGCTCATCGAGTGCTCGCGGGCTGAGGTGTTGGCCTTCCTGCGCGCGCGCCAGCTGCCGTTTTGCGAGGACAGCAGCAACCACGATTTCCGTTTTCTGCGCAACCGCATTCGCCATGAGGTGATGCCGCTTCTGGCAGCGATCAGTCCGACGGCAAGACGCAACCTGGCCGCCGCGGCAGAGATTCTCGGGGACGAAGCCGCCTTTCTTCGGGAACACGATGCCCGGCTCCTGGCCGTGGCGCTTGCTCCGGACGGCTCGTTGGCGGTGCCCGCTTTGGTCGGAGCGGCGGCGCCGCTGCGGGCCCGTTTGGTGCGAGCGTGGTTGCGGGAGCGGCGTGGCGATCTGCTTGGGCTGAGCGGCACGCACTTCCGTGCTGTGGTGAATCTGGCGCGCGGTTCCCGGCCGAATGGGCGTGTGCGCTTGCCCGGCGGGCAGTGGGTCGTGAGAGAGTACGGCTGCCTCCGCTACCCCGGAGGGGAAGAGCTACCCGTGGTCGAGACGGAGCACCTGCTGGTTCCGGGCTCGACGGTGTGCCTGCAATCGGGTTGGCGGATCGGCGCCGAGTTGGAATCCTTCGGGGAGGATTGGAGGCGGCCGATGGATCTGCTGGAAGCGGTTGCCGATGCCGCGGCCGTGGCCGTTCCGCTGGTGGTGCGTACGCTACGCCCCGGTGATCGCATTCAGCCGCTGGGTGTGCGTGGCCATCGCAAGCTGCAGGACGTCATGGTCGACCGAAAGCTGCCGCTACAGGCTCGCCGCTCCTGCCCCGTGGTGGAACTGGACGGAGAGATCTTTTGGGTTCCCGGGGTGGTGCGGAGTAACCGCGCCCTGGTGACGCCTGCCACCCGTTCAACCGTGCGCCTGAGCGCCCAAAAAACGGGCGTTGCTGGTACATAATCCCTATGTTACGGTAGCAACTGTTTTTCAGAAGGAACGTATTTTCCGGATGTTGGGGGAATGGTGAGTCAATTCTCAAGAAATGTTGCGCTGTGGTTGGTCCTCGGACTGATGTTTCTCTTGCTCTTCAACCTGTTCAACAAGCAGCAGGTGAAGGAGCCGGAGATCATTTTCAGCGATTTCATGGCCGCCGCAGAGAAGGGTGACGTGACCGAGGTCACCATTCAGGGCAAGAACATCCGCGGCAAATATCACAATGGCGAGCGCTTCAAGACCTATGCTCCCGAAGACCCGGATCTGGTGAAGGTCTTGCGCGAGAAAGGGGTCAAGATCGCTGCCAAACCCGAAGAGGGAGATCCGTGGTACGTGGTCCTCTTCGTGCAGTGGTTCCCCATGCTGTTGCTGATTGGCGTATGGATCTTCTTCATGCGCCAGATGCAAGTCGGCGGCGGCAAGGCCATGTCGTTCGGCAAGAGCCGGGCGAAGCTGCTCAGCGAGAACACGCACAAGGTCACGTTCAACGATGTCTCAGGCATCGATGAAGCCAAGGAAGAGCTGGAAGAGATCATCGCTTTTTTGAAGGACCCGAAGAAATTCACCAAATTGGGCGGCCGTATCCCCAAGGGCGTGCTGCTGGTCGGAGCGCCGGGTACCGGCAAGACGCTGCTGGCACGCGCCATTGCCGGGGAAGCCGGCGTGCCGTTCTTTTCGATCAGTGGCTCGGATTTCGTCGAGATGTTCGTCGGTGTCGGAGCATCCCGCGTCCGCGACCTCTTCGTCCAAGGCAAGAAGAACGCTCCCTGCATCATCTTTATCGATGAGATCGATGCGGTCGGACGCCATCGGGGCGCCGGCTTGGGTGGCGGTCACGACGAACGCGAGCAGACGCTCAACCAACTCCTGGTCGAGATGGACGGCTTCGAAACCAACGAAGGCGTGATCCTGATCGCCGCCACCAACCGGCCCGACGTGCTGGATCCGGCACTGCTGCGCGCCGGGCGTTTCGATCGCCGCGTCGTCGTCAACCGGCCCGACGTGAAAGGCCGCGAGGGCATCCTGCGGGTGCACACGCGGCGGGTGCCGCTGGCCGAGGACGTCGACCTGGCCCTGCTGGCGCGCGGAACGCCGGGATTCGCCGGGGCGGACCTCGAAAACCTGGTGAACGAGGCGGCCCTGTTGGCGGCGCGGCGGGACAAGGATCGGGTATTTCATTCCGACTTCGAAATCGCCAAAGACAAGGTGATGATGGGCGCCGAGCGCAAGAGCCTGATCATGACTCAGGAAGAGCGCCGCAACACCGCGTATCACGAGGCCGGTCACGCCCTGGTCGCGAAGCTGCTGCCGGGTACCGATCCGGTGCACAAGGTGAGCATCATTCCGCGCGGCATGGCCTTGGGGGTGACGCAGCAGGTTCCCACTGACGATCGCCACTCGTACACCAAGGACTACCTCAGCGACAGTCTGACCATCCGCTTCGGTGGCCGGGCGGCGGAGGAGTTGATCCTCGGGCACATCACCACCGGCGCCGCGGATGATATCGAAAAGGCCACGGATTGGGCCCGCAAGATGGTCTGCGAGTGGGGCATGAGTGAGAAGCTGGGGCCGATGACCTTCGGGAAAAAGGAGGGGGAGATCTTCCTCGGCCGCGATTTCAGCCAGCTGCAGGACTACTCCGAGCATACCGCCGTGGAGATCGATTCCGAAGTGCGCCGCATCATCCAGGAGAGCTATCAGCAAGCCAAGGATCTCCTGGCCACCAATGTCGAGATCCTGCACAAGATCGCGGAGGCGTTGCTGGAAAAAGAGGTGCTGGATGGGGCAGAGATCGAAGAGATCCTTCGCCTGTGTCGTGGTGGAAACAGCGCCCCGCCTCTCACCGTCGCCAGCGGTTCAGACGTCCGCGCGTGAGTCCTGCGCCGCGCCGGGGGCGTGAGCATCTTCTGGCGTTGGCCTGCTTGCCCGAGAGTGTCGAGTGTGTTCGCATTTGCAGGGACGCAGCAAGACGCGCCCCTGCGGTTTCCGTACGTGTGGAGCGCTGGTAACGAGAGGCCGGAAAAGGTAATTCGGTCCGGGCATCCGATTTTCCCATGTTCGAGTTACTCTCCAACTTCCGCTTCCGTGACGCCATCGACATCGGGATCATTGCGTTTTTCATCTACCGCATCATCGATCTCATCCGCGGCACCCGTGCCGTGCAGATGCTCTTCGGGCTGCTGGTCGTCTTCATCGCCTTTCTCTCGTCGAAGTACTTCGATCTGTACGCCCTCAACTGGATTCTCGATAACTTCCTCGGCTCCATCCTGCTGGTGATCGTCGTCATCTTTCAGGACGACATCCGCCGCGCCCTCACGCAGGTGGGCACGCGCCCGTTTTTCGGTTCGGAGTCCGGCCTGGCGGGGCAGGATCTCGAAGAGATCATCCGCGCCGCCGTGTCCCTGGCCAGCAAGCGCATCGGTGCGCTGATCGTGCTGCAGCGCGACGTGGGGTTGAACGACTATGTCGAGGTCGGGACGCGGCTGGACGCGCGTGTCAGCAAGGAGCTCATCACCAGCATCTTCCTGCCGCTCTCCCCGATTCACGATGGGGCGCTGATCATCCATAAGGGCCGCATCATCGCGGCGGGATGCTTCCTGCCGCTGACCACCAACCCCCATGTGAGCAAGACCTTGGGCACGCGCCATCGCGCCGCGATCGGCTTGACCGAAGAGACCGACGCCGTCGTGATCGTCATCTCGGAGGAGGAAGGCGCGATTTCCATGGTGCGCGAGGGCCGCATCACGCGGGACGTTGACGCCGCCACCTTGCGGAGCACGCTGCTGAGGCTGCTGAGCTGATGAAGAAGTGGCTTGAGCGCGAGCAATTGCAGGCGGCGTGGGCGGCAGCCCGCACCGCCGTCGCCGACCCGGATCGCATCCGCCAACTGTTTACGCGCAACCTCGCCCTGAAGATCCTTTCGCTGCTGATCGCGTTCAGCATCTGGTTCTTCGTCAACTTCGGCGAACGCGATACGGAAGAGACGTTGAAAGCCCCACTCGAGCTGCGCAACATTCCGGCGCATCTGATGATCATCAGCCCGAAAGCCGATTTCATCGATTTGCGCGTCAGCGGCCCGCGTGCCCTGCTCGGGCGCATCGACCGTGATCGGCTGGCGATTTCGTTGGACCTTGGCGGGGTGAGGCCGGGGCCCGCCGTCTTCCGGGTCGATGCCGACTCGTTGAACCTACCCCGCGGCGTGAAGGTGGTGCGCATTACGCCGGCCCAGCTGACGCTGGAACTCGAGCGCGTCGGTCATAAGTCCGTGCCGGT
Above is a window of Candidatus Binatia bacterium DNA encoding:
- the recQ gene encoding DNA helicase RecQ encodes the protein MNKIAGHRTWSLEDILGVVRRYWGFGELRPMQEQAIRAGLERRDSVVVMPTGGGKSLCYQVPAELARRTDIVISPLISLMKDQVDGLRACGYPAAALYSGMPAAAVRETENEIAAGKYRLVFVAPERLLTPRFMQLIEPLQVQAFAVDEAHCISHWGHDFRPEYRRLAELKERFPHASVHAYTATATERVRLDIAEQLRLKDPTLLIGTFDRPNLVYRIVPRVDTAAQTLDVIRRHQGQAAIVYCISRKDTEGMAAALSRHGVRAAHYHAGMEADQRRRTQDAFAGEQLDVVAATVAFGMGIDRSDVRCVIHAAMPKSIEHYQQETGRAGRDGLEAECVLLYSAADAIRWESLIEKSAAEANAPSEVIAAAKELLAQVRRYCTGIVCRHRKLSEYFGQTYTAASCGACDVCLSEVEGIADGTVTAQKILSCVARSGERFGAEHIVDILLGADTERVRRWHHEQLSTYGLMKGTGRKPLTNMLYQLLDTGLLERTADERPTLRLNDASWAVMRGQQTVRLLQPKAAVAKTRVEEESWEGVDSGLFDSLRNLRRQVAQERSVPPYVVFSDATLRDMARARPGSPAAFINVRGIGQRKLADLGSRFLAHIAEYCRTHELPLDAAIGSHPRRVVEAPNEKQQAAFEMFGKGCSIQQVMTALDRAESTTWGYLTDFAATARPKNLDPWIDQRTYRAVAQAIDDVGSAYLKPIYDHLAGRVPYNHIRLVVAHVKKD
- the tilS gene encoding tRNA lysidine(34) synthetase TilS, with the protein product MLVPGDRVLVAVSGGPDSVALLGALVTLTEALGVSLCAAHLNHGLRGEESLRDQRCAEDVAQRFGVPCVVGVADALHRGSNLEARARQQRYAFLSGAAGEQRCTKIATGHTMDDQAETMLMRLLRGTGSDGLAGILAVREGSIIRPLIECSRAEVLAFLRARQLPFCEDSSNHDFRFLRNRIRHEVMPLLAAISPTARRNLAAAAEILGDEAAFLREHDARLLAVALAPDGSLAVPALVGAAAPLRARLVRAWLRERRGDLLGLSGTHFRAVVNLARGSRPNGRVRLPGGQWVVREYGCLRYPGGEELPVVETEHLLVPGSTVCLQSGWRIGAELESFGEDWRRPMDLLEAVADAAAVAVPLVVRTLRPGDRIQPLGVRGHRKLQDVMVDRKLPLQARRSCPVVELDGEIFWVPGVVRSNRALVTPATRSTVRLSAQKTGVAGT
- the cdaA gene encoding diadenylate cyclase CdaA, with protein sequence MFELLSNFRFRDAIDIGIIAFFIYRIIDLIRGTRAVQMLFGLLVVFIAFLSSKYFDLYALNWILDNFLGSILLVIVVIFQDDIRRALTQVGTRPFFGSESGLAGQDLEEIIRAAVSLASKRIGALIVLQRDVGLNDYVEVGTRLDARVSKELITSIFLPLSPIHDGALIIHKGRIIAAGCFLPLTTNPHVSKTLGTRHRAAIGLTEETDAVVIVISEEEGAISMVREGRITRDVDAATLRSTLLRLLS
- the ftsH gene encoding ATP-dependent zinc metalloprotease FtsH, which translates into the protein MSQFSRNVALWLVLGLMFLLLFNLFNKQQVKEPEIIFSDFMAAAEKGDVTEVTIQGKNIRGKYHNGERFKTYAPEDPDLVKVLREKGVKIAAKPEEGDPWYVVLFVQWFPMLLLIGVWIFFMRQMQVGGGKAMSFGKSRAKLLSENTHKVTFNDVSGIDEAKEELEEIIAFLKDPKKFTKLGGRIPKGVLLVGAPGTGKTLLARAIAGEAGVPFFSISGSDFVEMFVGVGASRVRDLFVQGKKNAPCIIFIDEIDAVGRHRGAGLGGGHDEREQTLNQLLVEMDGFETNEGVILIAATNRPDVLDPALLRAGRFDRRVVVNRPDVKGREGILRVHTRRVPLAEDVDLALLARGTPGFAGADLENLVNEAALLAARRDKDRVFHSDFEIAKDKVMMGAERKSLIMTQEERRNTAYHEAGHALVAKLLPGTDPVHKVSIIPRGMALGVTQQVPTDDRHSYTKDYLSDSLTIRFGGRAAEELILGHITTGAADDIEKATDWARKMVCEWGMSEKLGPMTFGKKEGEIFLGRDFSQLQDYSEHTAVEIDSEVRRIIQESYQQAKDLLATNVEILHKIAEALLEKEVLDGAEIEEILRLCRGGNSAPPLTVASGSDVRA